In Streptomyces sp. NBC_00306, a single genomic region encodes these proteins:
- a CDS encoding Wzz/FepE/Etk N-terminal domain-containing protein yields MTTSTTSKSSAATPLFDLHALVVAVRRRRRLWGSLALLGLLVGAAVAVLMPPPPTAVTKVLVAHQADQPNDPGTLIRTDVALLQTTRIAGTALKSLDSPAEPEDFMRDYEGVGLTNNLLQINARGDSDAEAVARAKALAEAFVADHVRRIQQAANAEAKDLLGQRDRMRAELAQVNEAIGEASPQSGPEDSANLESLFARRAELTSRIADFDQRAGEARTGTPRLVAGTQIVDAPRAVRHSLPRAAATNAAIGLVLGLVLGLALAAVGTVVADRPVLRRDIAANLGASVIAELPRRSGRLWQRRRTRAARERLTASLARTVRGSSEPVSLLELGCAHSTSVIVLDLARTLAAEEPVVVIDALPGRHLSKRRPKPGDPSVVGSDRAATVSHRERRLGVGSVAPGTAWTGLQDLGAQTVLVVRAGHGSAAWLHTVARQLADLLIPVIGVVLIDPDPRDRTDGTLWDGLHTALRGHNARPARENVTDRPRSQPPSWARVPDIDQEAR; encoded by the coding sequence ATGACGACGAGTACGACGTCGAAGTCGTCGGCCGCCACTCCGCTCTTCGACCTGCACGCGCTGGTCGTCGCGGTGCGCAGGCGCCGCCGCCTGTGGGGCTCCCTGGCGCTTCTCGGACTGCTGGTCGGCGCCGCGGTGGCGGTCCTGATGCCGCCGCCGCCGACCGCGGTGACCAAGGTGCTCGTCGCCCATCAGGCGGACCAGCCGAACGACCCCGGAACGCTGATCCGCACCGACGTCGCCCTGCTCCAGACGACGCGCATTGCCGGTACGGCCCTGAAGTCCCTCGACTCCCCCGCGGAACCCGAGGACTTCATGCGGGACTACGAGGGTGTCGGTCTGACCAACAACCTGCTGCAGATCAATGCGAGGGGTGACAGCGACGCCGAAGCGGTGGCCCGCGCCAAGGCGCTGGCCGAAGCGTTCGTCGCGGACCATGTCCGACGGATCCAGCAGGCCGCGAACGCCGAGGCCAAGGATCTGCTCGGCCAGCGTGACCGCATGCGGGCCGAACTCGCCCAGGTCAACGAGGCGATCGGCGAGGCATCGCCGCAGAGCGGCCCGGAAGACTCCGCGAACCTCGAGTCGCTCTTCGCCCGCCGGGCCGAACTCACCTCGCGCATAGCCGATTTCGACCAACGGGCCGGAGAGGCGCGCACCGGCACACCCCGGCTCGTCGCCGGCACACAGATCGTGGACGCCCCACGCGCGGTGCGGCACTCCCTGCCCAGGGCCGCTGCCACCAACGCCGCGATCGGGCTCGTCCTCGGGCTGGTCCTCGGGCTCGCGCTGGCCGCGGTCGGCACCGTGGTGGCGGACCGACCCGTACTGCGCCGGGACATCGCGGCGAACCTCGGCGCCTCGGTCATCGCCGAACTGCCCCGCCGTTCGGGCCGGCTGTGGCAGCGCCGACGGACCCGGGCGGCACGCGAACGGCTCACCGCGTCCCTGGCCCGCACCGTGCGCGGTTCCTCGGAGCCGGTGTCGCTGCTCGAACTGGGCTGCGCGCACAGCACGAGCGTGATCGTCCTGGACCTCGCCAGGACCCTCGCGGCCGAGGAACCGGTGGTCGTCATCGACGCCCTGCCCGGCCGGCACCTCTCCAAGCGCCGCCCGAAGCCGGGAGACCCCAGCGTGGTCGGCAGCGACCGCGCCGCGACCGTGTCGCACCGGGAGCGCCGACTCGGCGTCGGCTCCGTGGCGCCCGGCACCGCATGGACCGGCCTTCAGGACCTCGGCGCACAGACCGTGCTCGTCGTGCGTGCCGGACACGGCAGCGCCGCATGGCTGCACACCGTGGCGCGGCAACTCGCGGACCTGCTCATACCCGTGATCGGTGTGGTGCTGATCGACCCCGATCCGCGGGACCGGACCGACGGCACCCTGTGGGACGGCCTGCACACCGCGCTGCGCGGCCACAACGCGCGGCCGGCCCGGGAGAACGTGACGGACCGACCGCGGAGTCAGCCGCCGTCATGGGCACGGGTCCCGGACATCGACCAGGAAGCGCGGTAA
- a CDS encoding Wzz/FepE/Etk N-terminal domain-containing protein codes for MSDDTIRLATIGRIIRRRRRLLTILTLVGALAGYGTSLLLPPRYTTSASVLLPGAWEERELLTQAEIATSSVVVDRAAGTLGWSGVSGSELRDRVNAEAADGNIIKISGTAETPERAQRLSDQVAQQYVTFAARIAGDNADPETAEAPEALRKMVMQTSRRITDLAEAADPGRTVESVQTRTELAKLRTALQVAVSKLEQADPATNKANMVVMGPAARPAGEAPPTRMQLIVGGALLFFLITVIGHLTAARMSRRLRTEPEIAAALGSALLGTVDVPGEPRARRPKGLGSRARIRRLLGVDTRWDTPPPQTSGNEAGRKIRYRRVCARLRDQLPSPARLLVVVPDGDEIAHRAAGHLVTEAQGDPSPSSASRGYPVLRVVGVSVSQPLIPDRDEESGAVVVLSAGNWTAAELAGIAEACADAGHEVVGTVVAGPVRGRPTPSADDSPDGATAAVPVGVEARGGTA; via the coding sequence TTGAGCGATGACACGATACGCCTGGCCACGATCGGCAGGATCATCCGTCGGCGCCGGCGGCTTCTCACCATCCTCACCCTGGTGGGTGCGCTCGCCGGCTACGGCACCTCTTTGCTGTTGCCGCCGCGCTACACGACGTCGGCATCCGTCCTGCTGCCCGGGGCGTGGGAGGAACGCGAGCTGCTCACCCAGGCGGAGATCGCGACCAGTTCGGTCGTGGTCGACCGCGCGGCCGGCACGCTCGGCTGGAGCGGGGTCAGCGGCAGCGAGCTGCGGGACCGGGTGAACGCCGAGGCCGCCGACGGAAACATCATCAAGATCTCGGGAACGGCCGAGACCCCGGAGCGTGCGCAGCGGCTCTCCGACCAGGTGGCCCAGCAGTACGTCACCTTCGCCGCGCGGATCGCGGGCGACAACGCCGACCCCGAAACGGCGGAGGCGCCCGAAGCGCTGCGGAAGATGGTGATGCAGACCAGCCGCCGTATCACCGACCTGGCCGAGGCAGCCGATCCGGGCCGGACCGTGGAGAGCGTGCAGACCCGCACCGAGCTCGCGAAGCTGCGCACCGCGCTCCAGGTGGCCGTCAGCAAACTGGAGCAGGCCGATCCGGCCACCAACAAGGCCAACATGGTCGTCATGGGGCCGGCAGCCCGGCCGGCCGGAGAGGCACCGCCGACGCGGATGCAGCTCATCGTCGGCGGTGCGCTGCTGTTCTTCCTGATCACGGTCATCGGCCATCTCACCGCCGCACGGATGAGCCGCCGGCTGCGCACCGAACCCGAGATCGCCGCCGCGCTGGGCTCGGCGCTCCTCGGCACCGTCGACGTGCCGGGTGAACCCCGCGCGCGCCGGCCGAAAGGTCTTGGCTCGCGTGCCCGGATCCGCCGGCTGCTCGGCGTCGACACGCGGTGGGACACACCGCCCCCGCAGACGTCCGGCAACGAGGCCGGCAGGAAGATCCGCTACCGGCGGGTGTGCGCCCGCCTCCGGGACCAACTGCCCTCCCCCGCAAGGCTGCTGGTCGTCGTCCCGGACGGCGACGAGATCGCCCACCGGGCCGCCGGGCACCTGGTCACCGAGGCGCAGGGCGATCCTTCCCCCAGCTCTGCGAGCAGGGGATACCCCGTGCTGCGCGTGGTGGGGGTTTCGGTGTCCCAGCCGCTGATTCCGGACCGCGACGAAGAGTCCGGTGCCGTGGTCGTGCTCAGCGCGGGCAACTGGACCGCGGCGGAGCTCGCCGGCATCGCCGAGGCGTGCGCGGACGCCGGGCACGAGGTCGTCGGCACCGTCGTCGCCGGCCCGGTCCGCGGCCGTCCGACGCCATCCGCCGACGATTCTCCGGATGGCGCCACGGCGGCCGTTCCGGTGGGCGTCGAGGCACGGGGAGGTACAGCATGA
- a CDS encoding glycosyltransferase family 4 protein translates to MRAGPNRGTWALLGDATSGDGAARRALILVENLSVPFDRRVWQECTTLRDAGWEVHVICPRGEKRDTEPEAVIDGVRIHRYPLRAATGGPAGYLREYGTALWHTARLARKVGPVDVVHACNPPDLLFLPALWLKRRGARFVFDQHDLVPELYLSRFGRGKDLLYRAVCALERRTYRAADIVLATNESYRDVAISRGGRRPEDVFVVRSAPQTDRFQPAPPEPELKLGKQHLLCYLGVMGPQDGVDYALRALAKLRDEFGRTDWHAVFVGSGDAFDAMVELSRQLGLTEQVQFTGRIPDADLVRYLSTADVCLSPDPRNPLNDVSTMNKVLEYMAMGRPIVSFDLKEARVSAGDAAVYAPADDEAEFAKLIALLLDDPQERARMGRIGQERISGPLSWRNSQASLLAAYAAACRNHTPVSAGDPDRAGKRPHR, encoded by the coding sequence ATGCGCGCCGGACCGAACCGGGGTACGTGGGCCTTGCTTGGTGACGCAACCAGCGGCGACGGGGCGGCCCGTCGCGCGCTGATCCTGGTGGAGAACCTGTCGGTGCCGTTCGACCGGCGGGTGTGGCAGGAGTGCACGACCCTGCGGGACGCGGGCTGGGAGGTGCACGTCATCTGTCCCCGGGGGGAGAAGCGGGACACGGAGCCGGAGGCAGTGATCGACGGGGTGCGGATCCACCGCTACCCGCTGCGCGCGGCCACCGGCGGACCGGCCGGCTATCTGCGGGAGTACGGAACGGCGTTGTGGCACACGGCCCGGCTGGCCCGGAAGGTCGGTCCGGTCGACGTCGTCCACGCCTGCAACCCGCCCGACCTGCTGTTCCTGCCCGCGCTGTGGCTGAAGCGGCGCGGCGCGCGGTTCGTCTTCGACCAGCACGACCTGGTACCCGAGCTGTACCTCTCGCGGTTCGGCCGCGGCAAGGATCTGCTCTACCGCGCCGTGTGCGCGCTGGAACGGCGGACCTACCGTGCCGCGGACATCGTGCTCGCCACGAACGAGAGCTATCGGGACGTCGCGATAAGCCGTGGCGGTCGACGCCCTGAGGACGTTTTCGTGGTGCGCAGTGCGCCCCAGACCGACCGGTTCCAACCGGCGCCACCCGAACCGGAGTTGAAGCTGGGCAAGCAGCATCTGCTGTGCTACCTCGGCGTCATGGGTCCTCAGGACGGGGTCGACTACGCCCTGCGGGCCCTTGCGAAGCTGCGCGACGAGTTCGGACGGACCGACTGGCACGCGGTGTTCGTCGGTTCCGGCGACGCCTTCGACGCGATGGTGGAGCTGTCACGGCAGCTCGGTCTCACCGAGCAGGTGCAGTTCACCGGGCGCATTCCGGACGCCGACCTGGTGCGCTACCTGTCCACCGCGGACGTGTGTCTCTCTCCCGACCCGCGCAATCCGCTCAACGACGTGTCGACCATGAACAAGGTCCTGGAGTACATGGCGATGGGCCGGCCGATCGTCTCGTTCGACCTCAAGGAGGCGCGCGTCTCCGCCGGTGACGCCGCCGTCTACGCACCGGCCGACGACGAGGCCGAGTTCGCCAAGCTCATCGCGCTGCTGCTCGATGATCCGCAGGAGCGGGCCCGGATGGGCAGGATCGGACAGGAACGGATCAGCGGACCGCTCTCCTGGCGGAACTCGCAAGCGTCACTGCTCGCCGCCTACGCCGCAGCCTGCCGGAACCACACTCCGGTGTCGGCGGGCGACCCCGACCGTGCAGGGAAGAGGCCGCACCGTTGA
- a CDS encoding nucleotide sugar dehydrogenase: MRVSVFGLGYVGCVSAACLASMGHEVIGVDVNPVKVDLVNDGKAPVVEERIGELIADVVRTGALRATGDVREAIMGSEVSLICVGTPSEPNGSLCTTYLERVTEQIGAAVAERGGRQTIVFRSTMLPGTCLNLLVPILEKYVGGTAGVDFGVAVNPEFLREGTSVRDFFDPPKTVIGELDAASGDVLTALYDGLPGEVFRVPVPTAEAIKYADNAFHGLKVGFANELGAVCQALGVDSHQVMDVFLADRKLNISPAYLRPGFAFGGSCLPKDLRSLVHAAQRADVSVPILAHVLPSNSAHLQRAVELVERTGKRRVSLFGLSFKPGTDDLRESPLVELAETLFGKGYDLRIYDPNVNLSRLLGANREYIETRLPHLARLLADSVDDVLEHAEVCLVGTRDPAVLSALPHGDGPVIIDLIHLPDADARRTEPGYVGLAW; this comes from the coding sequence ATGAGAGTCAGCGTTTTCGGGCTCGGTTACGTGGGCTGCGTGTCGGCCGCGTGCCTGGCCAGCATGGGGCACGAGGTCATCGGGGTGGACGTGAACCCGGTGAAGGTCGACCTGGTCAACGACGGCAAGGCCCCGGTGGTCGAGGAGCGGATCGGCGAGCTCATCGCCGACGTCGTACGGACCGGAGCACTACGCGCCACCGGGGACGTCCGTGAGGCGATCATGGGCAGCGAGGTGTCACTGATCTGCGTCGGTACGCCGTCGGAGCCCAACGGCAGCCTGTGCACGACGTACTTGGAGCGTGTCACCGAGCAGATCGGTGCCGCGGTGGCCGAGCGGGGCGGGCGGCAGACCATCGTGTTCCGCAGCACCATGCTGCCGGGCACCTGTCTGAACCTGCTGGTCCCGATCCTGGAGAAATACGTCGGCGGCACGGCCGGGGTGGACTTCGGAGTCGCGGTCAACCCGGAGTTCCTGCGCGAAGGCACCAGCGTGCGGGACTTCTTCGACCCGCCCAAGACCGTCATCGGAGAGCTCGACGCGGCAAGCGGCGACGTGCTGACGGCGCTGTACGACGGATTGCCCGGCGAGGTGTTCCGGGTGCCGGTCCCGACGGCCGAGGCGATCAAGTACGCGGACAACGCGTTCCACGGCCTCAAGGTCGGCTTCGCGAACGAACTGGGCGCGGTCTGCCAGGCGCTCGGCGTGGACTCGCACCAGGTGATGGACGTGTTCCTGGCCGACCGCAAGCTGAACATCAGCCCCGCCTACCTGCGGCCCGGCTTCGCCTTCGGCGGCTCCTGCCTGCCCAAGGACCTGCGCAGCCTGGTGCACGCGGCGCAGCGGGCCGACGTCTCGGTGCCCATCCTCGCCCATGTGCTGCCCTCCAACTCCGCACATCTGCAACGCGCGGTGGAGCTGGTCGAACGCACCGGCAAGCGCCGGGTGAGCCTGTTCGGGCTGTCCTTCAAACCCGGCACCGACGACCTCCGCGAGAGCCCGCTCGTCGAACTGGCGGAGACACTCTTCGGCAAGGGGTACGACCTGCGGATCTACGACCCCAACGTGAACCTCTCCCGGCTGCTCGGCGCGAACCGCGAGTACATCGAGACCCGGCTGCCGCACCTCGCCCGCCTGCTCGCGGATTCCGTCGACGACGTGCTCGAGCACGCCGAGGTGTGCCTGGTCGGGACCAGGGACCCGGCCGTGCTCTCGGCGCTGCCCCATGGCGACGGCCCGGTGATCATCGACCTCATCCACCTTCCCGACGCCGATGCGCGCCGGACCGAACCGGGGTACGTGGGCCTTGCTTGGTGA
- a CDS encoding sugar transferase has translation MQQGGLVGPVPSTRGRLANGAISRPVNGWEQRYRRTVIISDTVATALVVAAIGNFFGSRDAANWHEKWGILAFGTELLVLGALAVNRSWAPAVLGQGAEEFRRLGRSLFTATVVLALGGIALTSRNIKLWIFVAIPAIALVTMTERYLLRLGLHKQRYEGRCLRPVLAAGSPATVRDLISRTRKFPHLGWRVDAVCTTDGLGLDGDQLDGVPVVGRLTDVAGHVRRDGYRVVAVTPDPHWSPDRLQRLAWNLEGSDAEMVVAPVLMEVAGPRLHVDAVLGIPLLRVSMPTFTGGRRAVKGVVDRLAAVLLLMLFAPLMVFVALLVLVDSRGGAVYRQRRVGKDGREFTILKFRTMVAGAHGARAELAGLDEGAGLLFKLRRDPRVTRVGAVLRRYSIDELPQLFNVLTGSMSLVGPRPPLPEECAAYGPDIRRRLLVKPGLTGLWQISGRSDLPWEEAVRLDLRYVEDWSLALDTVILWKTLRAVLHGQGAY, from the coding sequence GTGCAGCAGGGGGGACTAGTCGGCCCTGTTCCGTCGACGCGGGGGCGTCTGGCGAATGGGGCAATCAGCCGGCCGGTGAACGGCTGGGAGCAGCGATACCGCCGTACCGTGATCATCAGCGACACCGTGGCCACCGCTTTGGTGGTGGCGGCGATCGGCAACTTCTTCGGGTCCCGCGACGCGGCCAACTGGCACGAGAAGTGGGGAATTCTCGCCTTCGGCACCGAACTGCTCGTGCTGGGAGCACTCGCAGTGAACCGGTCGTGGGCCCCGGCCGTGCTCGGCCAGGGCGCCGAGGAGTTCCGCCGGCTCGGACGCTCACTGTTCACGGCCACCGTCGTACTGGCGCTCGGCGGGATCGCCCTCACCTCGCGCAACATCAAGCTCTGGATCTTCGTCGCGATCCCCGCGATCGCGCTCGTCACGATGACCGAGCGATATCTGCTCCGCCTCGGGCTGCACAAACAGCGGTACGAGGGGCGGTGTTTAAGACCGGTGCTCGCTGCCGGGAGCCCGGCAACGGTGCGCGATCTGATCAGCCGAACCCGCAAGTTCCCGCACCTCGGCTGGCGGGTGGATGCCGTGTGCACGACGGACGGTCTCGGGCTCGACGGTGACCAGCTGGACGGTGTGCCGGTCGTCGGCCGACTGACGGACGTCGCGGGCCACGTCCGCCGCGACGGCTACCGTGTCGTCGCGGTCACACCGGACCCGCACTGGTCACCGGACCGGCTGCAGCGGCTGGCGTGGAACCTCGAAGGCAGCGATGCCGAGATGGTCGTGGCCCCCGTGCTGATGGAGGTGGCCGGCCCGCGGCTGCACGTCGACGCGGTCCTCGGGATCCCGCTGTTGAGGGTCAGCATGCCGACCTTCACCGGGGGCCGCAGAGCGGTCAAAGGGGTCGTCGACCGCTTGGCCGCGGTGCTCCTGCTGATGCTGTTCGCCCCGTTGATGGTGTTCGTCGCGCTGCTCGTCCTGGTGGACAGCCGGGGTGGCGCGGTCTATCGCCAGCGCAGGGTCGGCAAGGACGGCCGCGAGTTCACCATCCTGAAGTTCCGCACCATGGTCGCCGGGGCCCACGGGGCACGTGCCGAGCTGGCCGGCCTCGACGAGGGGGCCGGACTGCTGTTCAAGCTCCGCCGGGACCCGCGCGTGACCCGGGTGGGAGCGGTGCTGCGCCGGTACTCGATCGACGAGCTCCCACAGCTCTTCAACGTGCTCACCGGCTCGATGTCGCTCGTCGGTCCGCGGCCTCCGTTGCCGGAGGAGTGCGCTGCGTACGGCCCGGACATCCGGCGGCGGCTGCTGGTCAAGCCCGGACTCACCGGTCTGTGGCAGATCAGCGGACGCAGCGACCTGCCGTGGGAGGAGGCGGTCCGCCTCGACCTGCGGTACGTGGAGGACTGGTCGCTCGCCCTGGACACAGTGATCTTGTGGAAGACGCTGCGTGCCGTGCTCCACGGACAGGGGGCCTACTGA
- a CDS encoding GtrA family protein — METAQGQQQATPGAVTAFARFVLCGGGVGLASSFAVAALASWIPWALANALITVVSTLLATELHARFTFGAGGRATWRQHVQSAGSAAAAYAVTCVALLVLHQLAAEPGALLQQVVYLSASALAGVARFAVLRLVVFARRRSQGAADARPVHLAVDRPSIPAGSEALCYAA, encoded by the coding sequence ATGGAGACAGCACAGGGTCAGCAGCAGGCGACACCCGGCGCCGTCACCGCCTTCGCCCGCTTCGTACTCTGCGGCGGCGGGGTGGGGCTCGCCTCCAGCTTCGCCGTGGCGGCCCTCGCATCCTGGATCCCCTGGGCCCTCGCCAACGCTCTGATCACCGTGGTCTCCACGCTCCTCGCCACCGAGCTGCACGCGCGCTTCACCTTCGGCGCGGGTGGGCGCGCGACCTGGCGCCAGCATGTGCAGTCGGCCGGATCCGCGGCGGCGGCGTATGCGGTGACCTGCGTGGCGTTGCTCGTTCTGCACCAACTGGCGGCGGAGCCGGGCGCGCTGCTCCAGCAGGTCGTCTACCTGTCCGCCTCCGCGCTGGCCGGTGTCGCGCGGTTCGCGGTGCTGCGTCTCGTCGTCTTCGCCCGCCGGCGCTCGCAGGGCGCGGCGGATGCTCGCCCGGTGCACCTGGCCGTGGACCGGCCCTCGATCCCGGCCGGCTCCGAGGCGCTCTGCTACGCCGCCTGA
- a CDS encoding toxin-antitoxin system HicB family antitoxin, with protein MDLTPYVDNLRRELAVAAEAGGEEAREIAERLTAPLESATRLTMLNVLSAAMDEVTRELAPGSVDVRLRGLDPDFVVTRPAGDEAYDEGSGPAEPLRAPAPAPADGDEGGTARVNLRLPAHLKARAEEAASREGLSVNAWLVRAVSAAVDGGTQSRTAEKTRATRTVGNSFTGWVR; from the coding sequence ATGGACCTCACGCCGTATGTCGACAACCTGCGCCGCGAACTCGCGGTGGCCGCCGAAGCCGGCGGCGAAGAAGCCCGCGAAATCGCCGAGCGCCTCACCGCTCCCCTGGAGTCGGCGACCCGCCTGACGATGCTCAACGTGCTCTCCGCCGCGATGGACGAGGTCACCCGTGAACTCGCCCCGGGTTCGGTCGACGTACGGCTGCGCGGACTCGACCCCGACTTCGTGGTGACACGGCCGGCGGGCGACGAGGCGTACGACGAGGGGAGCGGGCCGGCCGAGCCGCTCAGGGCACCGGCTCCGGCGCCCGCCGACGGCGACGAGGGCGGCACCGCCCGCGTCAATCTGCGCCTGCCGGCCCACCTCAAGGCACGCGCCGAGGAGGCCGCGAGTCGCGAGGGCCTGTCGGTCAACGCCTGGCTGGTGCGGGCCGTGTCGGCCGCGGTCGACGGTGGCACCCAGTCGCGTACGGCGGAGAAGACCCGGGCCACCCGCACCGTCGGAAACAGCTTCACGGGCTGGGTGCGCTAG
- a CDS encoding DUF4097 family beta strand repeat-containing protein has product MPSFDTPLPISVTANVAAGSIQFTATDRHDTVVEVRPRDPKKDKDVRVVEQTEVSYAGGVLTIRTPKGPYLVGPTGSVDVTVELPTGSRIDATGSWTQVLGEGRLGEVRVKTSSGDVRLDETGPLQLTASHGSITVGQVEGLAEITTSSGSVRVGVVDGPAVLKNSHGSTTIGAALGELRVRGANGDIDIQRAESSVAATTAHGTLRVGDVARGTVQLETSYGAIEIGVREGTAAWLDVSSSNGQVRNGLASSDNPDKTDETVEVKARTRYGNIDIRRARA; this is encoded by the coding sequence ATGCCTTCTTTCGACACCCCTCTGCCGATCTCGGTCACCGCCAACGTGGCCGCCGGTTCCATCCAGTTCACCGCGACCGACCGCCACGACACCGTGGTCGAGGTGCGGCCCCGCGACCCGAAGAAGGACAAGGACGTCCGGGTCGTCGAGCAGACCGAGGTCTCCTATGCCGGCGGTGTGCTGACCATCCGGACACCCAAGGGTCCCTACCTCGTCGGCCCCACCGGCAGCGTCGACGTGACGGTCGAACTGCCCACCGGCTCGCGCATCGACGCGACCGGCTCCTGGACGCAGGTGCTCGGCGAGGGCCGGCTCGGCGAGGTCCGTGTGAAGACGTCGTCGGGTGACGTCCGCCTGGACGAGACGGGCCCGCTTCAGCTGACGGCGTCGCACGGGTCGATCACCGTGGGCCAGGTCGAGGGCCTGGCCGAGATCACCACCAGTTCCGGCAGCGTGCGCGTCGGTGTCGTGGACGGCCCGGCCGTCCTGAAGAACTCGCACGGCTCCACGACCATCGGTGCCGCTCTCGGCGAGCTGCGAGTGCGCGGTGCCAACGGCGACATCGACATCCAGCGCGCCGAGAGCTCGGTCGCCGCGACCACCGCCCACGGCACCCTGCGCGTGGGTGATGTGGCCCGTGGCACCGTCCAGTTGGAGACCTCCTACGGCGCCATCGAGATCGGTGTCCGCGAGGGCACGGCCGCCTGGCTCGACGTCAGCTCGAGCAACGGGCAGGTCCGCAACGGACTCGCCTCCTCCGACAACCCGGACAAGACCGACGAGACCGTCGAGGTCAAGGCCCGCACCCGCTACGGCAACATCGACATCCGCCGCGCCCGCGCCTGA
- a CDS encoding ATP-binding cassette domain-containing protein, whose product MPTSSQSGGSPSPAAVSAVGLRKSYGDKTVLDGIDLVVPAGSVFALLGPNGAGKTTAVKILSTLIAADGGQAQVAGHDLTAEPQAVRAAIGVTGQFSAVDGLITGEENMLLMADLHHLSRAEGRRTAAELLERFDLTDAAKKPASTYSGGMKRRLDIAMTLVGDPRIIFLDEPTTGLDPRARHNMWGIIRELVSGGVTVFLTTQYLEEADELADRIAVLNGGKIVAEGSADELKRLIPGGHVRIRFTDPAAYQSAAVALHEVTRDDESLSLQIPSDGSQRELRSILDWLDSAGIEADELTVHTPDLDDVFFALTGPAGTTAVPNQSKETVR is encoded by the coding sequence ATGCCCACGTCTAGTCAGTCCGGCGGGTCCCCGTCGCCGGCCGCCGTCTCCGCCGTCGGTCTGCGCAAGTCGTACGGCGACAAGACCGTCCTCGACGGCATCGACCTCGTCGTGCCGGCCGGGTCCGTGTTCGCGCTGCTCGGCCCGAACGGCGCCGGCAAGACCACCGCCGTGAAGATCCTCTCCACGCTCATCGCGGCCGACGGCGGGCAGGCCCAGGTCGCGGGTCACGACCTGACCGCCGAGCCGCAGGCGGTGCGGGCCGCGATCGGTGTCACCGGGCAGTTCTCCGCCGTCGACGGTCTGATCACCGGCGAGGAGAACATGCTCCTGATGGCGGACCTGCACCATCTCTCCCGTGCCGAAGGCCGGCGTACCGCCGCCGAGTTGCTGGAGCGCTTCGACCTCACGGACGCGGCGAAGAAGCCCGCCTCCACCTACTCCGGCGGTATGAAGCGCCGTCTCGACATCGCCATGACGCTGGTGGGTGACCCGCGGATCATCTTCCTCGACGAGCCGACCACCGGACTCGACCCGCGTGCCCGTCACAACATGTGGGGCATCATCCGCGAGCTGGTCTCCGGCGGTGTCACCGTCTTCCTCACCACGCAGTACCTCGAAGAGGCGGACGAACTCGCCGACCGCATCGCCGTCCTGAACGGCGGGAAGATCGTCGCCGAAGGCAGCGCGGACGAGCTGAAGCGCCTGATTCCCGGCGGACACGTCCGGATCCGCTTCACCGACCCCGCCGCCTACCAGTCGGCCGCCGTTGCCCTGCACGAGGTCACCCGCGACGACGAGTCGCTGTCGCTTCAGATCCCGAGCGACGGCAGCCAGCGCGAACTGCGCTCGATCCTCGACTGGCTGGACTCCGCCGGCATCGAGGCGGACGAGCTCACCGTGCACACCCCCGACCTCGACGACGTGTTCTTCGCCCTGACCGGCCCTGCCGGCACCACCGCCGTCCCCAACCAGTCCAAGGAGACCGTCCGATGA
- a CDS encoding ABC transporter permease, translated as MSALSLAVRDSNTMLRRNLLHARRYPSLTLNLLLTPVMLLLLFVYIFGDVMSAGIGGGGADRSEYIAYLVPGIVLMTIGSTTIGTAVSVSTDMSEGIIARFRTMAIHRSSVLVGHVVGSVLQAVASVVLVGAVAVAIGFRSTDASVLEWLAALGLLVLFATALTWIAVGMGLISPNAEAASNNALPLIFLPLISSTFVPVDAMPGWFQPIAEYQPFTPAIETLRGLLLGTEIGHNGWLAVLWCVGLAVLGYVWSKSVFNRDPK; from the coding sequence ATGAGCGCCCTCTCTCTCGCCGTCCGCGACTCGAACACCATGCTGCGGCGCAACCTGCTCCACGCGCGGCGCTATCCCTCGCTCACCCTGAACCTGCTGCTCACGCCAGTCATGCTGCTGCTGCTCTTCGTCTACATCTTCGGCGACGTGATGAGCGCGGGCATCGGCGGCGGCGGAGCCGACAGATCCGAGTACATCGCGTATCTCGTCCCGGGCATCGTGCTGATGACCATCGGCTCCACCACGATCGGCACCGCGGTCTCCGTCTCCACCGACATGTCCGAGGGCATCATCGCCCGCTTCCGCACCATGGCCATCCACCGCAGCTCCGTCCTCGTCGGACACGTCGTCGGCAGCGTCCTGCAGGCAGTCGCCAGCGTGGTCCTCGTCGGCGCCGTGGCGGTGGCCATCGGCTTCCGCTCCACCGACGCCTCCGTTCTGGAGTGGCTCGCGGCGCTCGGACTGCTCGTCCTCTTCGCCACGGCGCTCACCTGGATCGCCGTCGGAATGGGCCTGATCAGCCCGAACGCCGAGGCCGCCAGCAACAACGCCCTGCCGCTGATCTTCCTCCCGCTCATCTCCAGCACCTTCGTCCCGGTCGACGCGATGCCGGGCTGGTTCCAGCCCATCGCCGAGTACCAGCCCTTCACACCGGCCATCGAGACCCTGCGCGGCCTGCTGCTCGGCACCGAGATCGGCCACAACGGCTGGCTCGCCGTGCTCTGGTGCGTGGGACTCGCCGTCCTCGGCTACGTCTGGTCCAAGTCGGTGTTCAACCGCGACCCGAAGTAG